In Paenibacillus phoenicis, one genomic interval encodes:
- the argS gene encoding arginine--tRNA ligase, giving the protein MPHNPLEQMNQALKEAILDAIVSAGLAQREEIPAIVLEVPKDKAHGDFATNAAMQLSRIAKKNPRQIAEEILGQLDYGKAGIEKAEVAGPGFINFTLSKSYLYPILLQVYREGENYGRTTLGNGKKVQVEFVSANPTGSLHLGHARGAAVGDALCNVLDFAGYDVTREYYINDAGNQIVNLIKSIEARYRQELGQDVEMPEDGYHGEDIKGFAKELVAEQGDKLLGMPEEERTAFLRKFGLEKELSKIQRDLERFRVRFDVWFSETSLYQDGQVEASLSELREKGQTYEQDGATWLKTTAYGDDKDRVLVKNDGTYTYLTPDIAYHRNKYDRGFDRIINIWGADHHGYIPRVKAAMQAIGKDPEKLTVLIAQMVSLFQDGEKVKMSKRTGKAVTMVDLMDEVGVDPIRYFFTMRSMDSHLDFDMDLAISTSNENPVYYVQYAHARICSIFRQAEEQGIQIPAAENVNLSKLTAEHEYDLLRKLGELPEEINVAAENYAPHRLVRYVYELAALFHSYYRAERVITEDAEQAAARLVLLGGVRTVLANVLRLIGVSAPEKM; this is encoded by the coding sequence ATGCCACACAATCCGTTGGAACAAATGAACCAGGCACTGAAGGAAGCGATCCTGGATGCGATCGTATCCGCTGGTCTGGCGCAGCGGGAGGAAATTCCGGCGATCGTCTTAGAAGTGCCGAAGGATAAGGCGCACGGTGATTTCGCGACCAATGCGGCGATGCAGCTGTCGCGGATCGCGAAGAAGAATCCGCGCCAAATCGCGGAAGAGATTCTCGGGCAGCTGGACTATGGGAAGGCTGGGATTGAGAAGGCGGAGGTTGCTGGTCCCGGGTTTATCAATTTTACGTTAAGCAAGAGTTATTTGTATCCGATTCTGCTGCAGGTATACCGCGAGGGTGAGAACTACGGCCGCACGACATTAGGGAATGGAAAAAAAGTGCAGGTCGAATTCGTCAGCGCCAACCCGACTGGCAGTTTGCACCTCGGACATGCCCGCGGCGCGGCGGTAGGCGATGCGTTGTGCAACGTGCTGGATTTCGCCGGTTATGACGTAACGCGCGAATACTATATCAATGACGCTGGGAACCAGATCGTCAATCTGATCAAATCCATTGAGGCCCGCTACCGCCAGGAGCTTGGACAAGACGTAGAGATGCCGGAAGACGGATACCATGGCGAAGACATCAAAGGGTTCGCCAAAGAGCTCGTCGCCGAACAGGGGGACAAGCTGCTGGGGATGCCGGAAGAAGAACGGACGGCGTTCCTGCGCAAATTCGGACTGGAGAAGGAGCTGTCCAAAATTCAGCGCGACCTGGAACGCTTCCGGGTTCGCTTCGACGTTTGGTTTAGCGAAACGTCCCTGTATCAGGATGGCCAAGTAGAAGCATCGCTGTCCGAGCTGCGCGAAAAGGGGCAGACGTATGAGCAAGACGGAGCAACCTGGTTGAAGACGACGGCTTACGGAGATGACAAGGACCGCGTATTGGTGAAAAATGACGGGACCTATACTTATTTGACGCCGGACATCGCTTACCACCGCAATAAATATGACCGCGGCTTTGACCGGATCATCAATATCTGGGGAGCTGACCACCACGGCTATATTCCTCGGGTGAAGGCAGCAATGCAGGCGATCGGTAAAGATCCGGAGAAGCTGACCGTATTGATTGCACAAATGGTCAGCCTGTTCCAAGACGGCGAGAAGGTGAAAATGTCCAAACGGACCGGTAAAGCGGTCACTATGGTGGATTTGATGGATGAGGTTGGGGTAGACCCGATTCGTTACTTCTTCACGATGCGCAGCATGGATTCGCATCTGGATTTCGATATGGACCTGGCGATTTCCACCTCGAACGAAAACCCGGTTTACTACGTGCAATATGCACATGCCCGGATTTGCAGCATCTTCCGCCAGGCGGAGGAGCAAGGCATCCAGATTCCGGCGGCAGAGAATGTAAATCTCAGCAAGCTGACGGCTGAGCATGAATACGATCTGCTGCGGAAGCTCGGCGAGCTGCCGGAAGAAATTAACGTGGCCGCTGAGAACTATGCGCCGCACCGACTGGTCCGCTATGTCTATGAACTGGCGGCGCTGTTCCACAGCTATTACCGGGCGGAGCGCGTAATTACAGAAGACGCAGAACAAGCGGCGGCACGGCTGGTGCTGCTCGGCGGGGTGCGCACGGTACTTGCCAACGTGCTTCGTTTGATCGGCGTGTCCGCGCCAGAAAAGATGTAA